From bacterium:
AATCGCCGTACTTAGAGATTGTACAGTCGTTAAATATGCCTGTTTAGCATCCCTGTAAAAGTGTGCTTTTTCCAAAGCAATGGCAACAAGATTTGCGTAGTTTATTATTAAATCAAGCTCCTCAAAAGTAAATGAGCTGTTATTAAATTTGTCTGTAAAATTGAGCACGCCTATTGTTGATTGCCCTCTCAGAGTTACATTAAGAGCATATTGTGATTTATATTTAAGATTTAGAGGTACAACAATAAAAGAACCGGGCTTGTTCATAATCTCAAATCTACTATCCTTTTCTCCTTTCCCAATGCTTTTGATTAATACAGGTTCTCCTGTTTTCCATACCCAGCCGGATACCCCCTCACCGAGCTTTCTTCCACGTCCTACTATCGACTTGTCCGTACTTTCTTTTACAGCTAGAATTGGATCTTTATTCTCTTTTTGTTCTACTAACATGATAGATGCATTTTTACATTTTAGGATTTCTGCGCCTTTTCTTACTACCAGCTCATATATCTCACTTAGAATATTGGTCTTATTAATTTCCCGTATTATTTCGTTGATATGAATTAGCTGTTCATTTTTCTCTTTAAGTTTCAGACTAGTTCGGCAGTATCGGGCAAGCATTGTGGCAAGATGCAAGTCATCCTCAGAAAATTTCTTGTTATCTAATTTGTTAATTATATTGATTACAGCAATTGTCCTGCCATTATCTATTACAGGGACAATAAGAGAAGTCTTGTATTTTTTAGGATTCGTTTTTAATTTGAGATCAGGGTGCTTCTCCAAGACATCTCTTATATCATTTATAATAAGCGGCTTCTGGGTTTTTGCGACAATTCCTGAAATTCCTTTTCCTATCTTGACTCTTGTAGTTCTTAATACATCATCTTTGAGTTTAGTTTCGGGGTTTGTGGAACAGGAAACCTGAATATACAGCTCATCTGTAGCATTATCAACCAACATCAGAGACCCTCTTTCAGCGTTCAGGTTCCTGATTGTTTCTTTCAACACATCTTTTATTCTCTCCTGCTCCAGAGTTCTCTTCACACAGCCCTCCTAAATATTGCAATGAAACGGTATCTACTCCGTATTTTACACCAAAATCCAACATTTTTCTACAATTTTTTATTAGATAAGACTATAATAGACATAATTGCAGTTCAGATAAATTATTATGAAACAGATAAACATTCTTCAGATAATAAGTTCCAAAGATGCAACAGGGGGTTCACAGGAGCATACAAGAATTCTTTGTGCTGGATTAGATAAGACCAAATACAGAATTATCGTAGTAACACGTCCAGGCTCAATAGTTCCGTATTATAAAGAACAGGGATTTGAAGTAATTCCTGTAGAGCTTAGACATAATCCAGGTTCTATTCTTAAGCTTTTAGGCATAATAAAAAGATATAAGATTCATATTATTCATACTCATAATATGCTTGCAGATAGAAGGGGCTGTGTTGCAGGATGGTTGGGGGGAGTTCCTATAGTTGTTACTACAATACATACATTAATGAATACAGACAGGTTTGGAGAGGAAAAGAGGGGAACGTCAGTATGGCAGTATAATTTTTTATTGAAACATGTTCCAAAAAGGATAATTGCATTATCAAAGGAAGTTAAATATCACACTCAGAAAGAGTTGAATTTAGAGGAGGATAGAATAAGCTTAATCTATAATGCATCAGATCTGTCAAGATTAAACCTAAGTGTTAACAAACAGGAGAAAAAAAGGGAATTTGGAATTGATGAAAACTGCTGTGTTGTAGGCACTGTGGGAAGACTTGTGGAACTTAAAGGATATCCTTATCTCATTAAAGCAGCTTCTTTAATACTTCAGAAGTTCCCCAAAAAATTGAAGTTCTTAATTGTGGGAGACGGATATATGGCTGAAAAACTTAAAACCCTGGCTAAGGGTCTTGGAATTGCAGATAAAATAATTTTTGCAGGGCAGAGACAAGATGTTCCTGAAATCCTGCATATTCTTGATATCTTTGTTTTGACGTCTTATTACGAAGGCCTGCCGCGCTCTATTATTGAGGCACAGGCTTGTGGAGTTCCTGTAGTAGCAACAAACGTGGGAGGCACGCCTGAAGTTGTAATTAATGATAAGACAGGCATACTTGTTCCTACTAAAGATGAAAAGGCCATTGCTAAGGCAGTAATTGATTTATTGACGAATAAGGATAATGCTAGAAGAATGGGAAATGCAGGTAGAGAATGGGTGCAGAAGCAGTTTGATGCGCCTGTATTCATTAAAAGAACAGAATATCTTTTTGAAGATCTAATAAGAAAGCACATACCAGATGTTGCATAAAATACTTTATCTAAGCAGCAGCGTTAATCTATGGGGTGCACGGAGAAGTCTTCTTGACATACTGACTCATTTAGATAAGAAGACTTTTTCCCCGATTGTTGTGTGTTCATCCAAAGGTCCTTTGACAGAAAAACTGGATGAAATAAAAATTCCATATAGAATTGCAAAAATGAGGTTGTGGAGAAAGGGGAAATATTTTCCATGGATTCCTCACACTGTTATGTGTCTTGCCAAATTGATAAGAAAAGAGAGAATCTCCCTTGTGCACAGTAACTCTCATAGCGATGCTCCGTACGGAATTCTAGCATGCAGGTTTAGAAAAATACCTGTAATTTCACACATAAGAGATATTATTCAACCTGATAAGATAGGTAAATATTTGTTAAAGCATGCTGATAGAGTAATTGCAGTTTCAAATGCAGCTGCAAAGCCATTTGAAGACATAAACAATAAAAACAGGAAGTTGCTGGTTATTAATAACAGTATTGATATAGATAAATTTAAAGTTACTGGAGATCTAAGAGAGGAACTGGGTATCTCCATGGATGACATGGTTATTGGTATTGTTGGACAGATAAGCAAACTGAAAGGACATGATGTATTTCTGAAGGCAGCATCAATTATTTTGAAGAAAAACAAAAATGTTAAGTTTCTTATTGCTGGTGAAGTTCGCAGAGAAAGAGATCAAGGGCTTTGTGAAGCATTGATAAGTAAGTTGAATTTAAAGGGAAATGTCATTTTTACCGGTTTCAGAAATGATATTGCAAATGTAATGTCAGCAATAGATATACTGGCATTTCCAACTTTAAAGGAATCTTTTGGAAGATCGGCAATTGAAGCAATGGCACATGCAAAACCAGTTGTTGCCTCTAATGTAGGGGGAGTTCCTGAGATTGTAAGTCATGATAAGACAGGCATTCTAGTTTCCCCGGGAGATGCTGAAGAGCTTGCTAATGGCTTGTTAGAACTGATAAATAATAAAAAAAAGAGAGAAGATATGGGAAAAGAAGGATTAAAAGTTGTAAGAGAGAAGTTTTTAATTAGAGGTATGATGAACAGAATAGAAGTGGTGTATAAGGAGTTGCTTAGAAAGGCATAAAATGAAATTTTTTTGTTATAAGTTTCTGTGCATTATTTTCTTATCTACGCTAATTATTGCGTGTTCCGTAATTGGCAATGCTCAGCCGGTTTTTGTTGAAGGGGAGAAGTTTGAGTATAAAATTAGTTGGCTCGGAATAAAGGCTGGATCCGGAAGCTTGGAATTAGCTGAGATATTGGACATTGACGGTAGGGAAGTTTTGCATATTAAAGCAAGAGGAGATTCAATAGGACTGGTTTCTATTATATGTAAAATAAGAGACAGCATGGAATCCTATATAGATAAAGAAAAACAATACTCTTTGAAATGTATTAAGGATTTCAGGGAAGGATTTTATAAGAAGAAGGAAACAACTCGTTTTGATCAGGAAAAACATGAGGCATATGTGAATGAAAAAACTATAGAGATTCTTCCCGAAGCAAAGGACCCTTTTGCATGTTTATACTATATAAGAGCTCAGGAACTAGTTGTAGGAGAAACTGTAAGCCTTAATGCCTATGACAATAGAAAAGATCATAGATTAAAAGTGAACGTTCTGAAAAAAGAGACAATCAAGATAGAAAAAAACACCTATGAAACAATACTCATAGAGCCTGTTCTTGAAGGGCTGAATCTTGAAGGAGTGCTCAAGGTAGAGGACAGCAAAATAAAAGTCTGGCTTACAGATGATGAGAGAAGAATTCCTGTCA
This genomic window contains:
- a CDS encoding GAF domain-containing protein, which translates into the protein MKRTLEQERIKDVLKETIRNLNAERGSLMLVDNATDELYIQVSCSTNPETKLKDDVLRTTRVKIGKGISGIVAKTQKPLIINDIRDVLEKHPDLKLKTNPKKYKTSLIVPVIDNGRTIAVINIINKLDNKKFSEDDLHLATMLARYCRTSLKLKEKNEQLIHINEIIREINKTNILSEIYELVVRKGAEILKCKNASIMLVEQKENKDPILAVKESTDKSIVGRGRKLGEGVSGWVWKTGEPVLIKSIGKGEKDSRFEIMNKPGSFIVVPLNLKYKSQYALNVTLRGQSTIGVLNFTDKFNNSSFTFEELDLIINYANLVAIALEKAHFYRDAKQAYLTTVQSLSTAIESKDTYTCGHSENVAKYAVIIAKELKMDSKDIENINLAAALHDIGKIGVSDVILTKPAKLTREEYKEIKKHVTYSESILSHSPFLDDVRYIIRHHHERLDGIGYPDGLKGQKIPLGSRILAVADSYDAMTSKRPYRDAMPKEKAISELKKCSGSQFDPDIVEAFIRTL
- a CDS encoding glycosyltransferase, with amino-acid sequence MKQINILQIISSKDATGGSQEHTRILCAGLDKTKYRIIVVTRPGSIVPYYKEQGFEVIPVELRHNPGSILKLLGIIKRYKIHIIHTHNMLADRRGCVAGWLGGVPIVVTTIHTLMNTDRFGEEKRGTSVWQYNFLLKHVPKRIIALSKEVKYHTQKELNLEEDRISLIYNASDLSRLNLSVNKQEKKREFGIDENCCVVGTVGRLVELKGYPYLIKAASLILQKFPKKLKFLIVGDGYMAEKLKTLAKGLGIADKIIFAGQRQDVPEILHILDIFVLTSYYEGLPRSIIEAQACGVPVVATNVGGTPEVVINDKTGILVPTKDEKAIAKAVIDLLTNKDNARRMGNAGREWVQKQFDAPVFIKRTEYLFEDLIRKHIPDVA
- a CDS encoding glycosyltransferase family 4 protein, with product MLHKILYLSSSVNLWGARRSLLDILTHLDKKTFSPIVVCSSKGPLTEKLDEIKIPYRIAKMRLWRKGKYFPWIPHTVMCLAKLIRKERISLVHSNSHSDAPYGILACRFRKIPVISHIRDIIQPDKIGKYLLKHADRVIAVSNAAAKPFEDINNKNRKLLVINNSIDIDKFKVTGDLREELGISMDDMVIGIVGQISKLKGHDVFLKAASIILKKNKNVKFLIAGEVRRERDQGLCEALISKLNLKGNVIFTGFRNDIANVMSAIDILAFPTLKESFGRSAIEAMAHAKPVVASNVGGVPEIVSHDKTGILVSPGDAEELANGLLELINNKKKREDMGKEGLKVVREKFLIRGMMNRIEVVYKELLRKA
- a CDS encoding DUF3108 domain-containing protein — protein: MKFFCYKFLCIIFLSTLIIACSVIGNAQPVFVEGEKFEYKISWLGIKAGSGSLELAEILDIDGREVLHIKARGDSIGLVSIICKIRDSMESYIDKEKQYSLKCIKDFREGFYKKKETTRFDQEKHEAYVNEKTIEILPEAKDPFACLYYIRAQELVVGETVSLNAYDNRKDHRLKVNVLKKETIKIEKNTYETILIEPVLEGLNLEGVLKVEDSKIKVWLTDDERRIPVRVQMKITFGSIVVELVNSELP